TGTACGAATTTTCCGATCGTCGTATGATCGATCCGCTCGCCGAAAAAATCGAAAACGGACTGATCCAAATTTTATGCGTGGATTCGATCAATAACGAAAGTTGGTACAACGATCAGATTCATCCGCATGAAAAAGTTCGCCGCCATGTTTTATACGAAGATTATCTGATCCATGAATTTTTACCCTATTTGCGTAATAAAACCGGGACGGATTATCTGATTCTTTTAGGTTGTAGTTTCGGCGGTTATCATGCGGTCAATTTTGCAATGCGTCACCCGGAAATGGTCAACCGAGCTATCGGCTTGAGCGGTTCGTACACGATTCAAGGCTTTCTGGGCGGCTACTACGACGACTTGTGTTATTACAACAATCCCGCACATTATGTGCAACATCTCTCCGACCCATATTATATTGACCGTTATAATACACACACGGAAATCACGCTTGTAACCAGTGATCTGGACCCTTGCCGGGAGCGCAACGAATATTTTCATCAGATTCTCTCGGAAAAAGGAATTCGTCACAATTATTTCTTTTGGGACGGAGGCATCGGCCACGATTGGCCTTACTGGCAACGCATGATCGGGCATTACGTTTAAATCGCTTTAGACCACATTCTACATTATTATGATCGGCATACGTTTACTACTTTTTATATCCGTTCTTTTCTTTTTTTATTTTCTTGCGCGCCAATCCGATACGACCGAAACCA
This genomic window from bacterium contains:
- a CDS encoding esterase family protein; the encoded protein is MQHYVHGWYSERLGKQMNFQHFGHGGAPVVVFPTTLGNLYEFSDRRMIDPLAEKIENGLIQILCVDSINNESWYNDQIHPHEKVRRHVLYEDYLIHEFLPYLRNKTGTDYLILLGCSFGGYHAVNFAMRHPEMVNRAIGLSGSYTIQGFLGGYYDDLCYYNNPAHYVQHLSDPYYIDRYNTHTEITLVTSDLDPCRERNEYFHQILSEKGIRHNYFFWDGGIGHDWPYWQRMIGHYV